DNA from Synechococcus elongatus PCC 6301:
ATCGCAACCAGTCCATCCCAATCCTCTTCGTTCAACAGTTCCCGTACTTTTTTAGAACCACTAGCGTTGAGTCGCTCACCAATGATCAGGAAAGAGTTGTCTTGAATGTAGGGCGTAGTGCCGTAGATCGAAGCCGCCGAAGGAACGTAGTTAAACGGTTGCCGTTGTTGATGGTCACGATCGCGGCGAACTGGACGATCTTTCGCTTGTAATTGCGTTGCAACTTCCGCCAATTGGGCGATGTGTTCTGGTTTTGTACCGCAGCAACCGCCAATCACTTGCACGCCTAAATCTTCGACAAAGCGATGCAGCGCCATCCGCAGCTCCATCGGTGTGAGGCGATAGTGCGCATGGCCGCCCACGTTCTCGGGAATGCCAGCGTTGGGAATGCAGCTGATCACGAACGGCGAATGTTCGCTCAGGTATTTGATGTGCTCCACCATGCGATCGGGGCCGGTGGCGCAGTTTAGCCCCAAGATATCGATCGGATAGGGTTCCAGAATCGCCAGCATTGCGGCTACATCCGAGCCAACCAGCATGGTGCCGGTCGTTTCCATCGTCACCGAGACCATCAACGGTCGGCGATCGCCCTTTTCCGAAAAGATTTCTGCAATCCCGTTCAGTGCCGCTTTAATTTGCAGCACGTCTTGACAGGTTTCAACAATAAAGAGATCAACGCCGCCTTCCCATAGACCTCGCGCCTGCTCAGCAAAAGAGGCTTTCATCTCGTCGTAGCCGATATGTCCCAAGGTCGGCAGCTTGGTCGTTGGCCCCATCGACCCAGCCACAAAGCGCGGTTTCTCTGGCGTCGAAAATTCCGCCGCGATCGCCTTAGCGAGCTTGGCCGCTTCCACATTCAGGGCGTAGGCGTGATCTTCCAGTCCATATTCCGCCAGAACAATCGTAGTTGCCCCAAAGGTGTCAGTCTCGATGACATCTGCGCCCGCTTCCAGAAACTGGCGATGTACCGTCGCGATTGCCTCTGGTTTGGTGCGAATCAGCCACTCATTACAGCCCTCGGTTTCCGGGCCCCCGAAATCCTCAGCGGTCAAATTCTGAAACTGCAACGTCGTTCCCATGCCGCCATCAAAAACCAGCACGGGCCGCTCAGGGCTATGCAGACGGTCGAGGAAGAGGCTTTGCATGGTCAGAGTGCAATGGGAAGCAATCTTTTCCAGTGTACGGAGGATTGTCAGTCTTCCTGAGTTGGGGCAAGCGCCATGCACTGAATGGCTCTGCGATCGCCCCAGCAGCAGTGCCCGCGTTACACCTTGTGAAAAACTGGCAGCCCCGCGATCGCCACCGTCAGAATAGGTCGGCCTCCAGACTGACTGTCATGGGTTCCCGCCGCAACAATCATCGACACCCTCGCAAGACCAAGCGCCAGAATTTTCGCCACCGCCTGACCAGTACGGTCTACCAAGCCCCAGGAACCTTGCGACAGCCACTCGAGGCCAGTCCAACTCAACTGCGGCAGATTGAGTACAGCGCCAACCAGATCGTTAGCCGCCCGATCTCGGATCCCTTGGACTTGGTTTCTGCGCGGATGGGGGAAACGGGCACCACTTGGTTACAGATGCAAGGCTTCTCGGATTTGGAACAGTTGCGGAGTTTGGGGGAGGTGCTGGAGCTGAATCCACTCACTCTTGAGGACCTGATTGGTCATCCCCAGCGGCCCAAGCAGGAACGCTATCCCCATTACCTAGAGGTGATTTTTTATCGACCTGACCTGCAGCCTGGCGATCGCCTCCGCCTCGAACAGGTGGGGCTCGTTCTGGGCGATCGCTGGCTCCTCACGGTGGAAGCAGACGAAATTGGCCCCAATTTCTCTGGTTTGGAACAGCGGCTGGCCAATCGAACGGCTTACCCCAGACTGGAAGCGGATACTTTGGCCTACCTCGCGATCGATTGGATTATCGACACCTACTTCCCGGTGCTTGAGGTCTTGGGTGAGGAACTGGAGCAACTAGAGGATGCAGTGGTAGCCCAACCAACTCAGGCGCTGCTGTCAGATATCTATGAGCTACGGCGCGAACTGATGGTGTTGCGGCGCGTCGTCTGGCCGTTGCGGGATGTGATCAATGCCTTGATTCGCGATCGCACACCCCTGATTCGGGAGGAAGTGCGCATGGATCTGCGGGACTGTGCTGATCACGCCTACTTTTTGCTGGATACCCTAGAAACCTATCGGGATCTGGCTAACAACTTGATGGAGGTCTATCTCTCGTCGATCAGCAACCGCCTCAACCAAGTCATGAAGCTGTTAGCCATCCTTTCGACCGTATTCATGCCCCTGACCTTGATCGCCGGAATCTACGGCATGAATTTCAATCCTGAGGCGTCTCGCTGGAATATGCCAGAACTAAACTGGCCCTACGGTTATCCGGCTGTGCTGCTGGCGATGGTGGCGATCGCGATCGTCTTACTGTGGTTGTTTTGGCAGCGCGGCTGGTTTGAAGACTGGAGCAGGCCCAGCTTCCGCTCTAGGCAAGACACCTGACCCTACCAACGCCAGACCCGGAAAGAAGCCCCGTAACGGGCTAAATCACCAAACGTCAGCTCAACCTTGACCCCACCCAGTAGTTCTTCCAGGGTGGAATAGCGGGGCTCTTGATCTGCGGGCGGTGAATCGGCCTGAATTTCTAGCTTGGGCTGCTCAATGGGGAAACGCAGCTGATCAGCGGCATTGATCGGTTCGACAGGAGCTGTTGCAGCCTGGGCCAGCAAGATCATGGACCACATCAGACTGCCCTCACGCTGCTCATAGCTTAGGCAGTCCAAGAGCGATCGGCTAGCAGGAATTGAGGTTCTGTCTGCCTAATCCGTAGTGAGGGTTTCGGGAATCAATGCTGCCTGCGATCGCTCCTCTAAGTCAGATCGCGGCGACCCTCCAGCGCTCGAGCCAGCGTCACTTCATCGGCGTACTCCAAGTCACCCCCCATCGGTAAACCAAAGGCAATGCGCGTCACACGGGTGAAGGGTTTCAAAAGCTGCCCTACATAGAGCGTCGTTGTTTCGCCCTCAACGCTGGGGCTAATCGCCATAATCACCTCCTGCGTTTGCTCCTGAGCGACTCGCCGTACCAGCGCCTGCACCGTTAGCTGCTCAGGACCGATGCCATCCATGGGCGAAATCAACCCACCCAGCACGTGATAGAGCCCCTTATATTCGCGGGTTTTCTCAAGGGCGATCACGTCGCGCGGATCAGCCACCACGCAGATGGTTTGGGCGTCGCGCTTGGGATCTCGGCAGATGTTGCAGAGGTCTTCCGAAGAGAGATGAAAACAGCGCTGACAGTGCCCCACTTGTTGCTTGGCTGCTAGCAATGCTTCCGCAAAGGCTGCGATTTCAGCTTCGGGTCGTTGAATGAGGTGCAGTGCTAACCGTTGAGCCGTTTTGGGGCCAACACCTGGCAGTTTCTGTAGGTGCTCAATCAGGCGGGCCAGCGGACGGGTATAAACAGACACAATCGCATTGACGCAATTTTTCGATCGTAAACCCAAGCCTGCTTAGCGCGACAGTAACCGGCTACTGTTCAACTCTCGATTCCCCAGTCACCACGATTTGGAAACGGGTCAAGCCGATCGAGGCCTGCGGTCGCTATCCCGAAAATTGAGATCACGCCAGCTACGCCAGCCTTGAGATTCAGTCGTGAAAATGCGCTGCAATCCTCGTCGAGGGGGCCCAGCAGCCAAGCCTTAGTTCCAGTTGCTCAGGGGGTAGCCACAACGCCACAGTGCTGACCAGCGAGGTAGTCACTGCGAATCCAGCCCTGATATTGGTCGTTGGCTCCCCGTGTGAATTCGACCAAGTACCAGAGTTCTTGGTTGACTTCCTGTTCTTGGAGAACCATGCCGGATCGCCCGTTGAGGATAGAGCCTTTGATATTGCGCCAGTCTTTGCGATCGGGACTCGACCGCAGGAAAACGCGCGAACGATCGTAGTAGGTTGTCACCCGTGCGGGGTAGTTCACCAGTGGGGCACAGGCAGTTTTGGGCGGTTCTGGCACCGAGGCCAGCAGGGTTGAGAGGAGCAGAGTGGACAGCATGGTGCGTTCGGTGACGAGATGACTTGATCAGACAGAGGCGATCGCAGTCTGTGCAGAGGGATTGTGCCACTGCTGCACCTGGATCCGGAAGTCTTGGGAGGGGACAAACGTGATGCCGCGCCGTGCCGGTCGGACTGGACGTTGGCTGACCTCAGCGATTTGGCACTGGCGGAGCAAAGTGGCTAGCACCATTTTCATTTCGATCAGCGATAGAGCCATACCAATACAACTGCGCTGACCGCCACCAAAAGGTAAAAATTCGCCATTGGAAAATCGTCGTTCCAAAAAGCGATTGGGCTGAAATTGGTCTGGGTTGGGATAGGTTGCCGCTCGACGATGGGCCGTCAGGACGCAGGGCACCAAAATCGTGCCACTCGCAAAGTCATACCCACCCAAGGAAAGCGGCGAAGCCACCCGTCGTGGCTGGGCAATCAGGGCGATCGGTTGGAGGCGCAGGGCT
Protein-coding regions in this window:
- the corA gene encoding magnesium/cobalt transporter CorA, whose product is MYGGLSVFLSWGKRHALNGSAIAPAAVPALHLVKNWQPRDRHRQNRSASRLTVMGSRRNNHRHPRKTKRQNFRHRLTSTVYQAPGTLRQPLEASPTQLRQIEYSANQIVSRPISDPLDLVSARMGETGTTWLQMQGFSDLEQLRSLGEVLELNPLTLEDLIGHPQRPKQERYPHYLEVIFYRPDLQPGDRLRLEQVGLVLGDRWLLTVEADEIGPNFSGLEQRLANRTAYPRLEADTLAYLAIDWIIDTYFPVLEVLGEELEQLEDAVVAQPTQALLSDIYELRRELMVLRRVVWPLRDVINALIRDRTPLIREEVRMDLRDCADHAYFLLDTLETYRDLANNLMEVYLSSISNRLNQVMKLLAILSTVFMPLTLIAGIYGMNFNPEASRWNMPELNWPYGYPAVLLAMVAIAIVLLWLFWQRGWFEDWSRPSFRSRQDT
- the recR gene encoding recombination mediator RecR, producing the protein MSVYTRPLARLIEHLQKLPGVGPKTAQRLALHLIQRPEAEIAAFAEALLAAKQQVGHCQRCFHLSSEDLCNICRDPKRDAQTICVVADPRDVIALEKTREYKGLYHVLGGLISPMDGIGPEQLTVQALVRRVAQEQTQEVIMAISPSVEGETTTLYVGQLLKPFTRVTRIAFGLPMGGDLEYADEVTLARALEGRRDLT
- a CDS encoding SH3 domain-containing protein; its protein translation is MLSTLLLSTLLASVPEPPKTACAPLVNYPARVTTYYDRSRVFLRSSPDRKDWRNIKGSILNGRSGMVLQEQEVNQELWYLVEFTRGANDQYQGWIRSDYLAGQHCGVVATP